Proteins from one Candidatus Methylomirabilota bacterium genomic window:
- a CDS encoding serine hydrolase domain-containing protein, translating to MTVPLSAATPSSVGLDPRPLERLQELITRHLAEGRYPGAQIALARDGKLALFRTFGDARIDPARAAARDDTLWLLYSNTKVVTACAVWVLAEQGALRFTDRVAEHVPGFEANGKGDITIVQLLSHRGGFPNADVPAAAWDDHELLRRAVCGFTLEWTPGSRVHYHSRAAHWVAAVLIESLTKTDYRAFIREQVIEPLGLGQELFVGLPDAEHARAVDMHEPVPGGPVKRAEENNAPFRRAGTPGGGGYASARAMAAFYQMLVAGGTLNGKRLLSTRMVQYVTRSVTGDRVDGYMGMPMHRALGPHVRGTTETIRGLGSIASPRTFGHGGVGSSYCWADPDSGVSFAYLTNSRVPDPWHSARLDVISNTAHAAILSDR from the coding sequence ATGACCGTTCCCTTGTCCGCCGCGACCCCGTCGTCTGTCGGCCTCGATCCCCGCCCGCTCGAGCGGCTGCAGGAGCTGATCACCCGCCATCTGGCCGAGGGGCGCTATCCGGGGGCCCAGATCGCGCTGGCCCGCGACGGCAAGCTGGCGTTGTTCCGGACCTTCGGGGACGCGCGGATCGACCCGGCGCGCGCCGCCGCGCGCGACGACACCCTGTGGCTGCTCTACTCGAACACGAAGGTCGTCACCGCCTGCGCGGTCTGGGTGCTCGCCGAGCAGGGCGCGCTCCGCTTCACGGACCGGGTGGCCGAGCACGTGCCCGGCTTCGAGGCCAACGGCAAGGGCGACATCACGATCGTCCAGCTCTTGAGCCACCGGGGCGGTTTTCCGAATGCGGACGTGCCCGCGGCCGCGTGGGACGACCACGAGCTGCTGCGGCGCGCGGTGTGCGGATTCACGCTGGAGTGGACGCCGGGCTCGCGCGTGCACTATCACAGCCGCGCCGCGCACTGGGTGGCCGCGGTGCTGATCGAAAGCCTCACCAAGACCGACTATCGCGCGTTCATCCGCGAGCAGGTCATCGAGCCGCTGGGACTGGGGCAGGAGCTGTTCGTCGGCCTGCCGGACGCCGAGCACGCCCGCGCGGTCGACATGCACGAGCCGGTACCCGGAGGGCCGGTGAAGCGGGCTGAGGAGAACAACGCGCCCTTCCGCCGGGCGGGCACGCCGGGCGGAGGCGGCTATGCCAGCGCCCGCGCGATGGCCGCCTTCTACCAGATGCTCGTGGCCGGCGGCACGCTGAACGGCAAGCGCCTGCTGTCGACCCGCATGGTGCAGTACGTCACGCGAAGCGTCACCGGAGATCGGGTCGACGGCTACATGGGCATGCCCATGCATCGGGCGCTGGGCCCGCACGTGCGGGGCACCACCGAGACCATCCGCGGGCTCGGTAGCATCGCGTCGCCGCGGACGTTCGGCCACGGTGGGGTGGGCTCCTCGTACTGCTGGGCCGATCCCGATTCCGGCGTGTCCTTCGCGTATCTCACCAACAGCCGGGTGCCGGATCCCTGGCACAGCGCCCGGCTG
- a CDS encoding peroxiredoxin family protein, with amino-acid sequence MRPVTPLRWGQAAPEFELPATTGRPISLREYRGRDVVLGFYCYDFGGIUTPELTGLGQVAAALEQRGACLLAISGDSPFCHTAFLQAHPFPFPLLSDVHRSVISAYGVLDQDRNVAYRSTFVIDRDGMLRWGQAGDRHMVRDGGELLRVVDLIRSLRLNS; translated from the coding sequence ATGCGCCCCGTGACGCCGCTTCGATGGGGCCAGGCCGCGCCGGAATTCGAGCTGCCCGCCACGACGGGTCGTCCCATCTCGCTCCGCGAGTACCGGGGCCGCGACGTGGTGCTCGGCTTCTACTGCTACGACTTCGGTGGCATCTGAACGCCCGAGCTCACCGGCCTGGGCCAGGTCGCGGCCGCGCTCGAGCAGCGAGGCGCCTGCTTGCTCGCGATCAGCGGCGATAGTCCCTTCTGTCACACCGCATTCCTGCAGGCGCATCCGTTTCCCTTTCCGCTCCTGAGCGACGTGCACCGGTCGGTCATCTCTGCCTACGGCGTGCTGGACCAGGACCGCAACGTGGCCTACCGCTCGACGTTCGTCATCGATCGCGACGGCATGTTGCGGTGGGGGCAGGCGGGCGACCGGCACATGGTGCGGGACGGCGGCGAGCTGCTGCGCGTCGTGGATCTGATCCGTTCCCTGAGGCTGAACTCCTGA